A single window of Candidatus Rhabdochlamydia oedothoracis DNA harbors:
- a CDS encoding NAD-dependent epimerase/dehydratase family protein produces the protein MLNSRILITGAQGLVGTSLIEELYQQGYTNLISLTREQCDLTNYQEVKLFFQNTKPEVVFHTAAAVYGIGGNAKKKGSIFLDNVLLNTHVIEASRLSGVRKIVAMGTIAAYPEPTEIPLKENNIWNGPPHQSENSYGHAKRTMLAHLLAYQENYGLDFAYVISTNLFGPNDKFDSKFGHVVPSLVRKFYEAKKSHEQVTIWGDGSAERDFLYSKDMARALILIMNRYTGPINVASGRSASIKEVVDLLANHFEMQDKVIWDAAMPNGRKFYEIDLTYLKTLGYEPIYSMEKGLLETLDWFTSMHEKNAIRGY, from the coding sequence ATGTTAAATAGCAGAATATTAATAACAGGTGCGCAAGGTCTTGTAGGAACCTCATTAATAGAAGAATTATATCAGCAGGGTTATACAAATCTTATCTCTTTAACAAGAGAGCAATGCGATCTCACAAACTACCAAGAAGTAAAATTGTTTTTCCAAAATACTAAGCCTGAAGTGGTTTTTCACACAGCAGCGGCTGTCTACGGTATTGGAGGGAACGCGAAAAAAAAAGGCTCTATTTTTCTTGATAATGTTTTGCTCAACACTCATGTAATTGAAGCTAGTAGACTTTCTGGTGTGAGAAAAATTGTTGCAATGGGAACAATTGCTGCCTATCCAGAGCCAACAGAGATTCCATTGAAAGAAAACAACATTTGGAACGGACCTCCTCACCAATCCGAGAATAGCTATGGTCATGCAAAACGCACAATGCTTGCGCACTTGTTAGCTTATCAAGAAAATTATGGGCTTGATTTTGCATATGTTATCTCTACAAATCTTTTTGGACCAAATGATAAATTTGATAGCAAATTTGGCCATGTAGTTCCTTCATTAGTACGAAAGTTTTACGAAGCTAAAAAAAGCCATGAGCAAGTAACCATTTGGGGAGATGGTTCAGCAGAGAGAGATTTCTTATATTCTAAAGACATGGCACGGGCTTTAATTTTAATCATGAATAGGTATACAGGGCCTATTAACGTAGCCTCTGGAAGAAGCGCTTCCATAAAAGAAGTAGTAGATTTATTAGCAAACCACTTTGAAATGCAAGATAAGGTTATATGGGATGCTGCGATGCCTAATGGAAGAAAGTTTTACGAAATAGATCTAACTTATTTAAAAACTCTAGGCTATGAGCCTATTTATTCTATGGAAAAGGGTCTATTAGAAACCCTGGACTGGTTTACATCAATGCATGAAAAAAATGCAATTAGAGGCTATTAA
- a CDS encoding ABC transporter ATP-binding protein → MTTIELEKVALTYPVYGTNSRSLKNSIINLATGGRLNKNERIVKIEALKNIDLKLKAGDRLGLVGHNGAGKTTLLKVLAQIYEPTEGHLRILGRANCLFDIMTGIDQGLTGYENIIIRGLLLGLSKQEIEHIIPSIEEFSELGEFLNIPLKSYSSGMLVRLAFGIITSIRSDILLIDEVVSVGDSRFIEKAKARITSLIHQTDIVVLSTHDHQMIKEFCNKVIRLEKGSIISFEEVNHVK, encoded by the coding sequence ATGACTACTATCGAATTAGAAAAAGTAGCATTGACCTATCCTGTTTATGGAACAAATTCTCGTTCTTTAAAAAATAGTATAATTAATTTAGCAACAGGAGGACGGCTTAATAAAAATGAAAGGATTGTAAAAATCGAAGCATTAAAGAATATAGATTTAAAGTTAAAAGCAGGAGATCGTCTGGGTTTAGTCGGACATAATGGAGCAGGGAAAACAACCCTCTTAAAAGTTTTAGCACAAATTTATGAACCTACAGAAGGTCATCTAAGGATTTTGGGCAGGGCTAACTGTCTTTTTGACATCATGACAGGAATAGATCAAGGACTTACTGGCTATGAAAATATTATAATCCGCGGACTTCTCCTAGGTCTTTCTAAACAAGAAATAGAACATATCATACCAAGTATTGAAGAATTTTCAGAGTTGGGAGAATTTTTAAATATACCTCTTAAAAGCTACTCTTCTGGAATGCTAGTGCGTTTAGCTTTTGGTATTATCACAAGCATTCGTTCTGACATTCTATTAATAGACGAAGTAGTGAGTGTTGGAGATTCCCGATTCATAGAAAAAGCTAAAGCTCGCATTACAAGCCTAATCCACCAAACAGATATCGTAGTGCTTTCTACACATGATCATCAAATGATTAAAGAATTTTGCAATAAGGTCATCCGACTCGAAAAAGGATCTATTATATCATTTGAAGAGGTAAATCATGTTAAATAG
- a CDS encoding ABC transporter permease, with protein sequence MKYLDIAMLDLKKASLQYSIWLHLGLLEVKQRYRRSVLGPWWISISMLIFIVAMGKIFSQLLNQSLADYIPFFTTGFLLWSFISSSINESTDLFRSNSGYIKQMQLPYSLYVLKFLSRNLIILAHNLIVYCLVMWFFKINPGWNILWVIPGMLLLTINLYWICLLVALISTRYRDMTQIINSCIQILFFITPITWMPKLLGQDSSIVKFNPFVYFIELIRQPLLGINSTVHVWLINVSIALIGILFSLNLFGRVKSRISFWVD encoded by the coding sequence ATGAAGTATTTAGATATAGCCATGTTGGACTTGAAAAAAGCTAGTCTTCAATATAGCATCTGGCTTCACTTGGGATTATTAGAAGTCAAACAGCGCTATCGACGCTCTGTTCTCGGGCCCTGGTGGATTAGCATCAGCATGTTAATCTTCATCGTTGCTATGGGAAAAATTTTTAGTCAATTGCTGAATCAAAGCTTAGCCGATTATATTCCTTTCTTCACGACAGGTTTTTTACTGTGGTCTTTTATTTCTAGTAGTATTAATGAATCAACAGACCTGTTTAGATCCAATAGCGGATACATTAAACAAATGCAATTGCCATATAGTTTATATGTTTTGAAATTTTTAAGCAGAAATCTGATTATTTTAGCTCATAATTTAATCGTTTATTGTCTGGTTATGTGGTTTTTTAAAATCAACCCTGGATGGAATATTTTATGGGTGATTCCTGGGATGCTCCTACTAACTATCAATCTGTATTGGATATGCTTGCTCGTAGCTTTAATCAGTACGCGTTATCGAGATATGACGCAAATCATTAATAGTTGTATACAGATTCTTTTTTTTATTACTCCTATTACATGGATGCCTAAATTACTAGGGCAAGATTCTTCCATAGTAAAGTTTAATCCGTTTGTTTATTTCATTGAGCTTATACGCCAACCTCTTTTAGGCATAAATTCCACTGTTCATGTTTGGCTAATCAATGTGAGCATAGCTCTCATTGGTATATTATTTAGCCTAAACCTTTTTGGACGCGTAAAATCTCGTATATCATTTTGGGTTGATTAA
- a CDS encoding penicillin-binding transpeptidase domain-containing protein, with the protein MYTIPEKVNRVLNIIILALFLIFVRVWYLAIIQHEEKKLEALKPKQKLVIERVERATIRDRFNIPLATNKIQYDASIRYADIRQVPRLKWEKNKEGKLVRVYKRLLFIKELSLLLAKELQMDALQIEDIIHGKASLFPHTPFVIKKNISEQAYYRLKLLEKDWAGIYAEKRSKRFYPHGKTACDVIGYMSAINQKEYYNIAEELKYLKEYLFLRESDEICILPKGFTNPLQVRERLQILQEKAYTINDLIGKTGIEAVYDAELRGYIGEKTYEVDTKGNLLRSLPNGREATPGQRIILTISQELQQFAESLLTIYEKERDSVEEITLQQPWIKGGAIVAIEPNTGELLAFASYPRFDPNDFVSGSSAVLKWLENESLIADIWDGCQDLERERIDPLTSRFYQEKLHLCLDHYLNAILDSKSEIKNCFNQVDSLHAACTLQKTTKQLLELSQQTSYPHLLATLYNTIPHRASRFPLDAKIKIQKTLLLQQLKTTLDSFLVEIKHNDDKLLLLDLCRLLVNEEAFSPELLQAIGHLKVSDYYTLNQLSSQIQRFLLPQAKQWFHELDFSVWREQHFASFLKQKRQEERSQKKWAKPYTEYLDLAEKNLFTTFWKKNRFFIFQSILLESIETTEAHLIPYLERATKEGEKNLLIQKCREEFKKTLSSLPLTLQSEFLKTMRSFNELNRPLLGRYRGLRTSNKQQLEKHLAAAFYPANGYGYGKSYAYRQATPLGSVFKLLVAYQTLMERLEQDKDLNPLTLTDQIQWHANPNSNEQILGYTQEGLPINRLYKQGRLARSSNPNIGKTDLLRAIESSSNIYFSLLASEHIQDPETLIQTSKNFLFGEKTGIELTGEFAGQLPNDLSFNRTGLYAFAIGQHSLTVTPLQTAVMLSTIANKGYVIKPKIVQLIAGQERLREYSDPFSIQQFPLQEHLKLIGIHFPLFTSCLKEEQKPHIWMNSTCAKQQIPLPDPVRNMLLEGMYKVVNGEKGSARPSIIRCLNRHPEWKKTYLELQGGQLIGKTGTAEILYKSTIDAETSAFKVDHSWFAGISFLPKHQKMRDRAELVVIVYLPFSKSGGKEAAPIAAEMIKKWRDIQKNHGCAQNFIQKEPLLK; encoded by the coding sequence ATGTATACAATACCGGAAAAAGTAAACCGCGTTTTAAATATAATTATTTTAGCTTTATTTCTGATCTTCGTTAGAGTCTGGTACTTAGCTATTATTCAGCATGAGGAAAAAAAGCTAGAAGCGCTTAAACCAAAACAAAAACTTGTCATTGAAAGAGTTGAACGCGCTACCATTCGAGATCGGTTTAATATTCCCCTAGCAACTAATAAAATCCAATACGACGCTTCTATTCGCTATGCCGATATTCGCCAAGTTCCCCGTCTTAAATGGGAGAAAAACAAAGAAGGTAAACTAGTTCGTGTATATAAACGTCTGTTATTTATTAAAGAACTTTCTTTACTTTTGGCAAAAGAGCTGCAAATGGATGCCTTGCAAATTGAAGATATTATCCATGGCAAAGCTTCTCTTTTTCCACATACGCCATTCGTTATTAAAAAAAACATTTCAGAGCAAGCGTACTACCGACTTAAACTTTTAGAAAAAGACTGGGCTGGGATCTATGCAGAAAAAAGATCAAAAAGGTTTTACCCCCACGGGAAAACCGCCTGCGATGTCATTGGTTATATGAGCGCAATTAACCAAAAAGAATATTATAACATAGCGGAAGAATTAAAATATTTAAAAGAGTATCTCTTTTTAAGAGAATCGGATGAAATTTGCATTCTTCCTAAAGGATTTACTAATCCTTTGCAGGTTCGAGAACGATTGCAAATCCTTCAAGAAAAAGCGTATACGATTAACGATTTGATAGGGAAAACAGGAATAGAAGCTGTGTATGACGCCGAACTAAGGGGTTATATTGGAGAAAAAACCTATGAAGTTGACACTAAAGGAAATCTATTACGCTCTCTTCCTAATGGTAGAGAAGCTACCCCAGGACAAAGAATTATACTAACAATTTCTCAAGAACTACAACAATTTGCAGAAAGCTTATTAACAATTTATGAAAAAGAGCGCGATTCAGTAGAGGAAATCACACTGCAACAACCGTGGATTAAAGGGGGAGCAATCGTAGCTATCGAACCAAACACAGGAGAGCTTTTGGCTTTTGCTTCTTATCCTAGGTTTGATCCCAATGACTTTGTTAGCGGATCATCTGCTGTTTTAAAATGGTTGGAAAATGAAAGTTTAATCGCCGATATATGGGACGGTTGTCAAGATCTTGAAAGAGAAAGAATAGACCCTCTCACCAGTCGGTTTTATCAAGAGAAGTTACACCTGTGCCTTGATCACTATTTAAATGCAATTCTAGATTCCAAAAGCGAAATTAAAAATTGTTTTAATCAAGTTGATAGTTTACATGCAGCATGTACCCTTCAAAAAACAACTAAACAGCTACTAGAATTATCGCAACAAACAAGTTATCCCCATCTACTTGCAACATTATATAACACAATTCCTCATAGAGCTTCTAGGTTTCCACTTGATGCGAAAATAAAAATCCAAAAAACCCTTCTTCTACAACAACTAAAAACAACATTAGACTCTTTTTTAGTAGAGATAAAACATAATGATGATAAACTTCTCCTTTTAGATTTATGTCGCCTATTGGTCAATGAAGAAGCTTTTTCTCCTGAATTATTACAAGCAATTGGCCATCTGAAAGTATCCGATTATTACACGCTGAACCAGCTCTCTTCTCAAATTCAACGTTTTTTGTTACCGCAAGCTAAACAATGGTTTCACGAATTAGATTTTTCTGTTTGGCGTGAACAACACTTTGCTAGTTTTCTGAAACAAAAAAGACAAGAGGAAAGGAGTCAAAAAAAGTGGGCAAAACCTTATACCGAATACTTAGACCTAGCAGAAAAAAATCTCTTTACTACCTTTTGGAAAAAAAACCGTTTTTTCATTTTCCAAAGTATTCTTCTTGAATCTATAGAAACAACAGAAGCTCATTTAATTCCCTACTTAGAGCGCGCAACCAAAGAGGGAGAAAAGAACCTCCTTATTCAGAAATGTAGAGAGGAGTTCAAAAAAACCCTTTCTTCTTTACCGCTTACTCTGCAATCTGAATTTTTAAAAACAATGCGTAGTTTTAATGAGCTCAATCGCCCTCTACTAGGGCGCTATAGAGGCCTTAGGACAAGTAATAAACAACAGCTAGAAAAACACTTAGCCGCAGCTTTTTATCCTGCTAATGGATATGGGTATGGGAAATCTTATGCATACCGTCAAGCAACTCCACTTGGCTCGGTGTTCAAACTACTCGTTGCCTATCAAACTTTAATGGAGCGTTTAGAACAAGACAAGGATCTAAATCCGCTTACTTTAACCGATCAAATTCAGTGGCACGCCAATCCCAATAGTAATGAACAAATCTTAGGTTACACACAAGAAGGTTTGCCTATTAATCGCCTATATAAACAAGGTAGGCTTGCACGCAGTAGTAACCCCAATATAGGAAAAACAGATTTATTAAGAGCGATTGAAAGCTCAAGTAACATTTATTTTTCTCTACTAGCAAGCGAACATATTCAAGACCCAGAAACTCTGATTCAGACCTCAAAAAATTTTCTATTTGGAGAGAAGACAGGGATTGAGCTAACAGGAGAATTTGCTGGGCAGCTACCCAATGATCTTTCATTCAATCGCACAGGATTGTATGCCTTTGCAATTGGGCAACACTCTTTAACAGTAACTCCTCTGCAAACAGCCGTTATGCTTTCTACAATCGCCAATAAAGGCTATGTTATTAAACCAAAAATCGTGCAATTAATAGCGGGACAAGAACGTTTACGTGAATATAGCGATCCTTTTTCTATCCAACAATTTCCCTTACAAGAACATTTAAAACTGATTGGTATTCATTTTCCTTTATTCACCTCTTGTTTAAAAGAAGAACAAAAGCCGCATATTTGGATGAATAGTACATGTGCCAAACAACAAATCCCTTTACCAGACCCAGTACGGAACATGCTTCTTGAAGGAATGTATAAAGTGGTTAATGGAGAAAAAGGCAGCGCTAGGCCCTCTATCATTCGCTGCCTTAATCGCCATCCTGAATGGAAAAAAACCTACTTAGAGCTGCAAGGAGGGCAACTTATTGGGAAAACAGGCACAGCAGAGATTCTTTATAAATCTACCATTGATGCAGAAACCTCTGCTTTTAAAGTAGACCATAGTTGGTTCGCAGGTATCTCTTTTCTTCCAAAACATCAAAAGATGAGAGATAGAGCAGAACTTGTCGTTATAGTGTACTTACCATTTAGCAAATCCGGTGGTAAAGAAGCTGCTCCCATTGCTGCAGAAATGATTAAAAAATGGCGGGATATTCAAAAAAACCATGGTTGTGCACAAAATTTTATACAAAAAGAACCGCTTCTCAAGTAA
- the rpsB gene encoding 30S ribosomal protein S2, which yields MEQQEQYKEVTIKTLLESGAHFGHQRHRWNPKMKRFIFEERNGIYIIDLSKTLQQIRNAIQVVMNTVSKRKSILFVGTKKQAKNLIRECAKQCGEFYVCERWLGGTLTNLTTIRQSIKKLERIEKKIALSADDLTKKELSLLTKDQIKLDRNFSGVRSMRKPPGLLIVVDPSREHIAVAEAKKLGVPVMALVDTNCNPDPIDYIIACNDDALKSIKLILEALTQAILQRKQELKLTTAKEDVEEEIPSKEEQEGAK from the coding sequence TTGGAACAGCAAGAACAATATAAAGAAGTTACTATTAAAACACTTCTAGAAAGTGGCGCTCATTTTGGGCACCAAAGACATCGTTGGAATCCGAAGATGAAGAGGTTTATCTTCGAAGAGAGAAATGGGATCTATATCATAGATCTTTCTAAAACACTGCAACAGATCCGCAATGCAATTCAAGTTGTCATGAATACGGTAAGCAAGCGCAAATCTATTTTGTTTGTAGGTACAAAAAAGCAAGCTAAAAACCTTATTCGTGAATGTGCAAAGCAGTGTGGAGAATTTTATGTTTGTGAGCGTTGGCTAGGCGGAACACTAACCAATTTAACAACTATCCGTCAATCTATTAAGAAACTAGAGCGCATTGAGAAGAAAATCGCGCTTAGTGCAGATGATCTGACCAAGAAAGAGCTTTCCTTATTAACAAAGGACCAGATTAAGCTGGATCGAAACTTCTCAGGAGTTCGCTCTATGAGAAAGCCTCCTGGATTATTAATCGTAGTAGATCCAAGTCGTGAGCATATTGCAGTAGCAGAGGCTAAAAAATTAGGCGTTCCGGTTATGGCCTTAGTGGATACAAACTGTAACCCAGATCCAATTGATTATATCATTGCTTGTAACGATGATGCTTTAAAGAGCATTAAACTCATTTTAGAAGCATTAACACAAGCTATTTTGCAACGCAAACAAGAATTAAAACTCACTACAGCTAAAGAAGATGTAGAAGAAGAAATTCCTTCTAAAGAAGAACAAGAAGGAGCTAAGTAA
- the tsf gene encoding translation elongation factor Ts — protein sequence MSKIAAELVKQLRDRTGVSMSKCKEALESANSDMDKAIEFLRKAGIASAVKKEGRDANEGLIEVDEEENALVLVEVNAETDFVAQNAKFKQFVQELIHQAILTKPVSVAELMQLSYVKDPSLTLDQYRSLIVQSLGENIQVRRLLIIPKSSDVSVGFYSHMRGKIVSVVVLTGGKGHEILARDIAMHVAAEAPEYLSPEEVPDKVKAKEKEIARSQVQNKPPHIIDKIVEGKLEAYYMEMCLTRQKYVKDSSMTIAMLLDKESKELKHPIGVQSFYRWKVGN from the coding sequence ATGAGTAAAATAGCTGCTGAATTAGTAAAACAATTGCGCGATCGTACAGGCGTAAGCATGAGCAAATGCAAGGAGGCGCTTGAGAGTGCCAATAGCGATATGGATAAAGCGATTGAATTCTTGCGTAAAGCAGGTATAGCTTCTGCTGTCAAGAAAGAAGGTCGCGATGCAAACGAGGGCTTAATTGAAGTTGATGAAGAAGAAAATGCGTTGGTTTTGGTTGAAGTAAATGCCGAAACGGATTTTGTTGCACAAAATGCCAAGTTTAAGCAATTCGTTCAAGAGTTAATACATCAAGCGATTCTAACAAAACCAGTTTCTGTAGCGGAGCTGATGCAGTTATCTTATGTGAAAGATCCTTCGCTTACTTTAGATCAATATAGATCTTTAATAGTGCAAAGCTTGGGGGAAAATATCCAAGTAAGGCGCCTATTAATTATACCCAAATCCTCAGATGTTTCTGTAGGATTCTATAGCCATATGAGAGGAAAGATTGTCTCCGTAGTTGTGCTTACAGGAGGAAAAGGGCACGAAATTTTAGCTCGTGATATTGCTATGCACGTAGCGGCGGAAGCTCCTGAATATTTATCTCCCGAAGAAGTTCCGGATAAAGTTAAAGCAAAAGAAAAAGAGATAGCGCGTAGTCAAGTGCAAAATAAACCTCCTCACATTATTGATAAAATTGTCGAAGGAAAATTGGAAGCATATTATATGGAAATGTGCTTAACTCGTCAAAAGTATGTTAAGGACAGCTCTATGACAATTGCTATGTTGCTCGATAAAGAGAGCAAAGAATTGAAGCACCCTATAGGGGTTCAATCATTTTATCGCTGGAAAGTAGGAAACTAA
- the pyrH gene encoding UMP kinase — translation MHRPAYKRVLLKLSGEALMGGQTFGVEPAASSLIAQMIKQAYDLKLQLGIVIGGGNIFRGAQAKAFNFERTPADHIGMLSTTINGLVLQQSLKSIGIDTHVMSALNTDVIVEKYNWKQALAYLENNIPVIFVGGTGNPYFTTDSAAALRAIEMKSEILLKATKVDGIYDCDPKKSAKAKKFNRLTYAEVLVKNLKVMDSTAIALCAENKIPICVFDLFDPTALLNIVCGESLGTLVTGDKS, via the coding sequence ATGCATAGGCCCGCTTACAAAAGAGTTCTACTTAAATTATCAGGAGAAGCTCTGATGGGTGGGCAAACATTTGGTGTTGAACCGGCGGCATCTTCCCTGATTGCACAAATGATTAAACAAGCTTATGATCTCAAATTGCAATTGGGGATTGTAATTGGTGGAGGCAACATATTTCGAGGAGCCCAGGCTAAAGCTTTTAATTTTGAAAGAACTCCAGCTGACCACATTGGAATGTTATCCACTACAATCAATGGACTGGTTTTACAACAATCTTTAAAGAGCATTGGAATTGATACTCATGTTATGAGTGCTCTTAATACAGATGTTATCGTTGAAAAATATAACTGGAAACAAGCTTTGGCTTATTTAGAGAACAACATACCGGTAATTTTTGTTGGCGGAACAGGCAATCCTTATTTTACTACAGATTCTGCAGCTGCTTTGCGCGCTATTGAGATGAAGTCAGAGATTTTGCTTAAAGCAACAAAAGTTGATGGAATTTATGACTGCGATCCAAAAAAGAGCGCTAAAGCCAAAAAATTTAATCGATTAACCTATGCAGAAGTTTTGGTAAAAAACTTAAAAGTAATGGACTCTACAGCAATTGCGTTATGTGCTGAAAATAAAATTCCTATTTGCGTATTTGATTTATTTGACCCAACCGCCCTACTAAATATTGTGTGTGGCGAATCTTTAGGTACATTAGTAACAGGAGACAAGTCATGA
- the frr gene encoding ribosome recycling factor, whose amino-acid sequence MKTSLEHFKDDLKSLRSNRANPAMLDSVFVEAYGSKMRIKELASITTSESRQILISPFDPQILQSIAKAIEKDHSLNLRPVIEGEQIRINIPPMDGSMREKLAKQVDTKTEEQKITIRGFRQSGNESIRKQKVEGLITEDQMKKDEKEIQKLTDTFCKDIESIAKAKKQELMTV is encoded by the coding sequence ATGAAAACCTCATTAGAGCACTTCAAAGATGACTTAAAAAGTCTGCGTTCTAATCGTGCAAATCCTGCTATGCTAGATAGTGTTTTTGTGGAAGCCTATGGCTCAAAAATGCGCATCAAAGAGTTAGCTTCTATCACAACTTCAGAAAGCAGACAAATCTTGATTTCTCCTTTTGATCCACAGATTCTGCAATCGATTGCAAAAGCGATTGAAAAAGATCATTCCTTGAATTTAAGACCTGTCATAGAAGGAGAGCAGATTCGAATAAACATTCCTCCTATGGATGGATCAATGCGTGAAAAACTTGCTAAGCAGGTTGATACAAAAACCGAGGAACAGAAAATTACTATTCGTGGTTTTAGACAAAGCGGTAATGAATCTATTCGTAAGCAAAAAGTAGAAGGATTAATTACCGAAGATCAAATGAAAAAAGATGAGAAAGAAATACAAAAACTGACCGATACTTTCTGCAAAGATATCGAAAGCATTGCTAAAGCTAAAAAGCAAGAATTGATGACAGTTTAG
- a CDS encoding NUDIX hydrolase — translation MYISAFPPENFLPSVQVVACFCCWQERFLFLLRQPDKLQGSTWCLPGGKVEQEETLQKAIYREVYEEVGITLIQEHSFFWKSLFVCVPHMEYTLHLFHADLNQKNFCINLNLTEHSKYRWLSLEQAKKLPLIETGQELIAIFEKDFKRSC, via the coding sequence ATGTATATTTCCGCTTTTCCACCTGAGAACTTTCTTCCCAGTGTTCAAGTAGTTGCTTGTTTTTGCTGTTGGCAAGAACGCTTTCTTTTTCTTTTGCGTCAGCCAGATAAGTTACAAGGGAGTACTTGGTGTTTACCTGGAGGTAAGGTAGAACAAGAAGAAACCCTGCAAAAAGCCATTTATCGAGAAGTATATGAAGAAGTAGGAATTACGCTTATCCAAGAACATAGTTTTTTTTGGAAAAGCTTATTTGTGTGTGTGCCTCATATGGAATATACACTGCATCTTTTTCACGCAGATCTTAATCAAAAAAATTTTTGTATTAACTTAAACCTAACCGAGCATAGTAAATATCGTTGGTTATCTTTAGAGCAAGCTAAGAAGCTTCCTTTAATTGAAACGGGTCAAGAACTTATAGCAATCTTTGAAAAAGATTTTAAAAGAAGCTGCTAA
- a CDS encoding sulfotransferase domain-containing protein has protein sequence MVKRILTILIFFSISCYADFSYDLAILTIPKSGTHLLEKSLGLITRQEFKLGQTVLINGKLVLFNHLWPEMNSVIYNQNKFKVILFRDPRDALISQMFWMEKQKTWPGATKNQIDAFLSMPEYEKINFLIDIPVGMFYYFNLCSELLDDSQVIAFRFEDLVGPEGGGCRLRQEETLKKLALILGQAITTNEITEIALQLFGNTKTFRKGQIDIWKQYFSDEHKSLFKKKMGEYLIKLGYEKDNQW, from the coding sequence ATGGTAAAACGAATTTTGACTATTTTAATTTTTTTTTCAATAAGTTGTTATGCAGATTTCTCTTATGATTTAGCAATTCTAACTATACCAAAATCTGGTACCCATCTTTTAGAAAAATCACTTGGTTTAATCACTAGACAAGAATTTAAGCTTGGTCAAACTGTATTAATAAATGGAAAACTCGTGCTTTTTAATCATTTGTGGCCAGAAATGAATTCAGTAATATACAACCAGAACAAATTTAAAGTTATTTTATTTCGAGATCCAAGAGATGCACTCATCTCACAGATGTTTTGGATGGAAAAACAAAAAACATGGCCAGGCGCAACTAAAAATCAAATAGATGCATTTCTTTCTATGCCAGAGTATGAGAAGATCAATTTTCTCATAGATATACCAGTAGGGATGTTTTATTATTTTAATCTTTGCTCTGAATTGCTTGATGATTCTCAAGTTATAGCTTTTCGTTTTGAGGATTTAGTTGGTCCAGAGGGTGGTGGTTGTCGATTACGGCAAGAAGAAACTTTGAAAAAGCTGGCTTTAATCCTTGGACAGGCAATAACCACAAACGAAATTACAGAAATTGCATTACAGCTATTTGGTAATACAAAAACCTTTCGAAAAGGGCAAATTGACATTTGGAAACAGTATTTTAGCGATGAACATAAAAGTCTATTTAAAAAAAAGATGGGAGAGTATCTCATTAAGCTAGGATATGAAAAAGATAATCAATGGTAG
- the msrA gene encoding peptide-methionine (S)-S-oxide reductase MsrA: protein MSKKKIYWIWKILSFAFFCYLLSVHGQVDDKMLEIATFAGGCFWCVQHDFSQIDGVISTTVGYTGGHKLDPTYKEVSSGTTGHLEAVQVVYNPQRISYEKLLDDYWKMIDPTRNNGQFCDSGPQYRPVIFYHNLSQKQAAERSKQALVQSKRFPQVLVQILPETTFYAAEEYHQNYFKTHFIRYKFYYYRCGRDKRLKDLWNSA from the coding sequence ATGTCCAAAAAGAAAATATATTGGATTTGGAAGATTTTAAGTTTTGCTTTTTTTTGTTATTTACTTTCTGTTCATGGGCAGGTAGATGATAAAATGCTCGAAATAGCAACCTTTGCTGGAGGTTGTTTTTGGTGCGTGCAACATGATTTTAGTCAAATTGATGGGGTAATATCTACAACGGTGGGCTATACAGGTGGGCATAAATTAGATCCTACCTATAAAGAAGTCTCTTCTGGGACCACAGGTCATCTAGAAGCTGTACAAGTGGTTTATAATCCACAAAGAATCAGCTATGAGAAACTTTTAGATGACTATTGGAAAATGATTGATCCTACAAGAAATAATGGACAGTTTTGTGATTCTGGACCTCAATATAGACCTGTTATTTTTTATCATAATTTAAGCCAAAAACAGGCTGCTGAAAGATCAAAGCAAGCGCTTGTTCAGTCAAAAAGATTTCCTCAGGTTTTGGTACAAATTTTGCCAGAAACCACTTTTTATGCAGCAGAGGAGTATCATCAAAATTATTTTAAAACACATTTTATACGCTATAAATTTTACTATTATAGATGCGGAAGAGATAAACGACTTAAAGATCTTTGGAATTCGGCTTGA